AAGTATCCAAACAAAGTCGAGCATTATCAAATCCAACATATTAACCAACTCCACTTAGGTAAGTTGGTCAGAGCtatcttctaaatccattaTGTGAGTCTCGAATGTGAGTTTTTCTAAGGTCTCGGGTTctagtcttgggtttctcatctcaagttATTTTCCATAAGGAGGGGGTTAGAGGTCTAGCAAACCGCTGGTTAAAACTGTCTataacacgtctgaatcgaaactaactttacaaaacaaaaaaaaatccaataTCTTTGGATTATTCGAGTTGTTAGGACTTTCTTTCAAAAGGCCTTATAAATAGTAAATCATGACACTCAGAATTCACACTAAGAAAAATAATCAGGATGCCTGAAAGTTATAAAGTTATacataagttaaaaaaaaaaaagattttcaaaaaaaaaaaaaggtggggTTGGGGGTGTGTGTTatgtacaaaaataatattcttGTTTGAAGGTCATGGGTTTTTAATCCGTGTAATGAGGGGACTCCCTTTGGGCTATCCCTTTAGTTTCGAACCTGGATAAGATTCACTAATATCCGGCGTGTTGTTAGTAATTTTGctcttaaaataaattataggGAACtgatatttacttttaaaaaatagctCCATAATCCTTTTAAACTCTTAAAATATAATAAGTGTTCTTAACCTCATCATTTGATTCCatcatatatcataattttATAGTTAGGAGAATCTTTAAAAGAATTATTTAGAAGATATCATTTTTCACCAAAAATTATCacaaatatgaaaatgtatatataataatggaaaatgataaatctttttgACCAATCATCCTAATATATCCACTTATTAACACATGTCacaataaaaatttatagaCTAATAATTTAAGAGAATTGATTACcgtataataataaatagagaaatttttttaaccGAAGTCTGTTTTGCCACTTTACccacaccatcatcatcaatctcaatgaaaccaaaaaataaataaataaatttggcCATTGTTATCCTCATTTCGCCAAATTCTAAAACTGCAACAGGGTTTTCTTATCACCCCCTCACACAGGTATCCATCCATTCACACATCCATCTTTCTCATTAAcatctatatatttatgtatatatctctatataataatattaatttaccCCCTTTTAATCACCACAACTTGCAATTAGAAACCCTAGATCTATTCTGTATATATCTGCTGATTGATATGTGTGTATGTTGTTAAAGAACATTTCTTTTGTAAGTTAGTTTTTTGGAGTAATTTACAAGTTaactaaataatttatatacatattacagatgatatatatttttaagttaaCATAATGGGTGGCTGTTTATGTGGTCATAATTTTTTCCGCAAGCATTACGTAATGATGATGATCGGAAAACCGACGTATAAAGTCTTAGTATATATGGTGATAGATGTTTGGAAATGTATTCAAGTTTAGTAGAAAGTCTGCAACTTTCAGATTATTGGTATTGTAGTTGCAATGTGGCATCGTTATATGTTGTCGCGCCAACAAAAATACCACTTGATGcataaaataatgataaccGAAAGTTTTATATACGCTAAATGAACTTTTGATACATACTATAGATTTTGGGATATAATTTTGATACATTTTGAAGCATTTCACCCTTTAATCTAGTGTATAAATATTAAGCCGAGTGTGGGATTAAAGTTGTGTTTGCTGTGAAGTGATACCTTATTGGCATTTTGGAAGGGTAAATTGGATAAAAAGGTAGTCTACTTATTCACATTTCTGTCAATGGTATGAAACTGTTTTGTTAATAAGTTATTGTACTAAAGGTTTTATTTTTGCGCGAAAAAGTTCACGAAGACTAGTCTGTATGGGCATTGATGGCAATACTAAATATGAAACTGCTAATGAAAATTAATTGAGGATAGGTATAATATTATACCCAAATCTCTCTTCTcagttaatgtttttttaaaattgttttagaAATACCAATCAATTGATGTTACATATAGGCAAGAAGTTTTGTAAAAATCATGACAGCAGTTGTCTGATGTTGTGTTCGGTTTTCTGTCAAAAGGTCTCTTTTTGTGCCAAAAAAAGTTCAATAAGATTGATAGGTAATCTGAAATTGTCCTAATGTAACAGAAATTTTCCCTTTTTGTGCATAATGTCCTTATAATAATCAAGACTCTTTATTAATGTGGGATTGAGGGCTTATTTGCCTATTTGAATCAGATCTGTTATCAGACTTTTTCAAGATGCCATGATTACCCTTATTTGGTACGATATTTCAGAAAACATTTCATAACTCTTGTAATTTAGAGTCTCAATTACTATAATAGCTAATTTTTAGCAAGCGTGTCTCACATTTCATAGATTAAGGTTCCTTACACGATTTGTCAAATTTTAGCCTACTGAGACGTGTACCGCTATAACAGACTATTTCTGGGTGCTTTAAAAAGCAAAATACTGTCATTTCTGGAATAGACGAAAAAGAAGACTTGTGCACGAGATTCTGAGTCATTGGGCCTAAAATTCCGATAGTTTATTATACATGGGCTGATTGCACATTTCATGGGAGGTGCAGAGAATGAAGAACCACCCTCAAAACGTGTGAAAACAATCCCTAGAGAACTAAGAGGTCTTTCAAACGGTAAGTTACCAAAAGAATCTTCAATGGCCCGGCTTTTAAATGATGAAGTAATTGGTTCAAATGGAGTTAAAAAGGAAGAGTTTGTTCGAATCATAGCTGAAGCATTATATTCTCTTGGATATAGTAAAACCGGGGCTTATCTCGAAGAAGAGTCGGGAATACCAttgcatagatcatttgttacTTCTTTCATCAGACAAATTCTTGATGGTAATTGGGATGATAGTTTAGCTTCATTGCATAAAATTGGCATAGTGGATGATACTATAATTAAATTGGCTTGCTTCATTATATTACAACAGAAGTATCTAGAACTTTTAGATGGAGATAAGGTAATGGATGCTTTGAAGACACTAAGAACTGAGATAGCACCTCTTTCGATTAATAATTTGAGAGTCCGTGAGCTCTCTTCCCTCATCTTATCTCCTTCACAGAGGATCATCAGTAGATTATCTGGTCAAGATTTGGTCAAGTCAAAGTCTCGGTCAGAGCTACTTGAGGATCTGCAGAAGTTATTTCCTCCAACAGTGATGATACCAGAAGGAAGGTTGTTACAGCTAGTAGAACAAGCTCTTGACCAGCAACGGGATACCTGCATGTATCATAATTCTTTGGTCGGGGAAACTTCATTGTTCACTGATCATCGTTGTGGAAGAGATAATATACCTTCGAAAACAGTGCAAATTTTGCATGACCACCATGATGAAGTTTGGTACCTGAAGTTCTCTAATAATGGAAAATACTTGGCCTCATCATCGAGTGATCATTCTGCAATCATATGGGAGGTGAGATTTCTCTTCCCCTGTTAACAGTTGATCCTTTTATGATTACTTTTACTATATTATAACCTCCAAGGTGGCCCAGTGATCAGAGAACCTGATGTGCTCTTAATTGGTCGCGGGTTCGAACCTCACTAGGTAAACATCTTGGGGGTGGCCAGGGAAAAGCTTTGGAAACCACCACTGGATACCCTGGTTCGGCCGCGTACATTGAGTAACCCTTCCCTGTTTGTTTACTTTTAAGGAGAGTACCTATACTTGGAAATGGTTGCTGGATACCTCATCCGTTTACCTTTACTATATTTTGTGTACttcattcatttcattgtaTTATAGGTGGTAAGATGGCTGGGGTTAGTAACGGGTCAACACTGGTTCTTCAAACATGTCATTTTTATTTGGTTGGATTGACCTTCAAATACTTTTGGTCCATTATTCTTCAAATTTTCAAACTAATAGTTAAGGcttttaatatgacttttagcAATACTatgatttataataataatctgaAGCTTTAAGTTAAATAATTTAGGAGGTGGTCGGTAAAACTTTTGATGACTATCAATCCCGACTCATGTTCTCGTGATAAAAGTAACTCATGCTCACCCATTCTTTAAGTAAAGAGCCAAGATTGCCAGATTGGTATATTCGTTTCCAATTCTaactttaatttttctttttgaaggtAAATTTGGGTGGTAGGGTCTATTTAAAGCACATATTAATTGGCCACCAAAAACCTGTCTCATGTGTGTCATGGAGCCCGGATGATGATCAGATCCTGACATGTGGTGTAGAGGAAGTAATCAGGCGTTGGGATGTTTGCTCTGGTAAATGTATCCAGGTTTATGAAAAGAGTCTTAATGGTTCAATATCATGTAGCTGGTCTCCAGATGGGAAATTGATTTTGGCTGGTCTAACTGATAAAAGCATAATCATGTGGGATTCGGATGGCAAAGAGATAGATTGTTTGAGGGGACAAAAGACTCTTAAAATCTCGGATTTGCAGTTAACTAGTGATGGGAGGTTGATTACTATCTGTACGGAAAAGACAATACTTGTTCATGATAGAGAATCAGGGACAGAAAGATGTATCAAGGAGGATCAAATGATAGTTTCATTCACTTTATCTGCGGATCATAAGTTCTTGCTGGTTAGTCTTGTAAACGAAGAATTACATCTTTGGAGTATTCAGGGGCATATCCAACTTGTTTCAAAGTATAGGGGTCATAGACGTTCTCGCTTCATTGTTAGAGCTTGTTTTGGTGGATTTCAGCAAGGATTTATCGCCAGTGGTAGTGAAGATTCACAGGTATATCTTATACTTCAACTTAGGGAGACAATACGACCAAGTAAATGGGGCAATATCGATCCATAAGCTTTGAAACAAGATGATTCAGGCTGTGTTTTATTCAGTTTTGTTAAAAGGGAATGGGTCAAATGATCAAACAGGCTGAAACTTGCCCAAAGTATTTTCTGTTGTAATGGTTCTGTTTTTAATTATCATAAATAACACGAGTTATGTTATAAAATGGACAATAAAGTGGTTGTGGGTCACACTTGGCTCTTTTCAACCGGCACTAAAAGATGACCTGTTTCAACATGATATTATTTGACCCATTACTCAACCCTCTAGACCtacccatcttgccacctctacaaCCAACATAAGGTAATTTTGGAACAGTTCTTTGATAAGTCTAGCCGATAATCTACTTGTAAATCAGTTCTCTTTGTTAACTTAAACATTTATGCCTGTTTGACTTGTTTATAGGTTTATGTATGGCATAGAGGATCCGGAGAGCTGATTGAAACATTGGTAGGCCATGGGGGTGCTGTAAACTGTGTCAGCTGGAACCCTGCAAACCCACATATGTTGGCCACAGCTAGTGATGATCGGACAATAAGGATCTGGGGTTTAAATCATGCTAACACAAAATCAAATAGTTTCATTCGTTATTGCAATGGAGCAAGTTAAAACATTGATCTTGTAGCGGTACCAAGTATTCAAATTACTTGTTTACTTTCTTATTTACTGGGTTCATGTACATATCTGTGTTTCATTTTGTTACACAACAGATATTCATAATCACAATTGGAAATGGTTACGTTACTGCTTGATTAGTTTTGTAAAGACTCGGGCTAACATCCCAACCCCTACTTAGGCACTTAAAGGCTAACCTAGTGTTTGATTTTGATATGTGTTCTTCGTTTGTTTTGGTTTACCTAGTTGGACGCTTGGTAGAGTGAGGAACTCCAATCATTGCTTTATATGACTTGTGTGAAGTTGCACCACTTTCACCCATAATCCAGCATTACCAGCCCTCTTGGTTTCTATAAAGTAGGGAATTTCAGTCACTCGTGCTCACCAGAGTTTTTTCCTATGCAAACATTGTTTGGTATCGTTTAATGTCAATGCCCATTATGTGTGGGTATCATCTGGTTTGGGTAACCTGTAAGTTATAAACGTTGCGGTTTTATGGTACAGGGAATCAGTTTATGGACAAACCTGGAAAAGTGGAAACAAATAGcttagggcgcgtttagttcgagaaaatgttttcaagtttttcatttctagttttttagaaaatgaaaaggtttttcatttctaaaaaacccttgaaaattttgaaaacgcgttcaaaataaaagatggagttttcatttttccattttagaaaactagaaaacatgttcaaattcacttgttttctaattttaggtttataaaaggtttagaaaatagaaaaagtgaaaacaaaaactgaaaaaaacagttttctaattttagcgCAAAAGTTGGAAAggggaattttcattttctagaaaaatacaatttgaacgcgttttttgttttccatgttttcttggaaaatgaaaatggaaaacaggggagttttcttgaactaaacgcacccttatTGTGTGTAATTTAAAACACAGTCTAAAAACATTGTTAGATAACCTATACCAAAACTTAACCAAGAAGTTCTTAACTGCTATtcaaagtattataaaacacaatttcaTATTTGTGAAGTTACGGTTGATCAAAGAACAGAAATAGAAGGTTTGATGAAATAGATTACCATTAGCTACCATTGATACGTAAGTGCAATGTGAATTTAGacagtgtgtatatatacaagctACCGGATATATACACAGTCAAATGTATAGGAAATAAGTTGTCGTTCATGCATCATGAAGCATTTGTTCATCAGTCAAACAAGAAAACACGGATCAACTTCAAGAAGGCATGACACGATGTTCATATCCTGCAAAGAATCAATCTGACTGCTACTTTCCGGGACAAATGATAAACAATCAGTATAACCACAAGTGGTGAACCACGGATCATCCAAAGATGATATATTATCTTGACTGTTGTCATTTTGGTTGTTATAAGTGCGTTGATCTCTGCGTTTTATCTGTTCTATATGATCATGGGTTCCGGCTTCTGTTGGCGGTGAAGAGATGGATGAACCCATAGATGGTTTGGCTGCACCATTGTACCCAGTAAGTTCTTGAACCAGGGTCTTAAAGCTCGACGAGTGAGTGATGTAAACTCTGGGCTTAAGGTGGTGGTTGGGGTGGCGATGCTCGTGATTCTTGGAAATTTTGATAGAAGTTTTGGCCATTTGCTTTTCCATAGAAGAAATGAAGCTATTTTCTTTGGAAAGATCGATGcacatcttcttcatttttggTTTCTAACGGAGGAACCGAAGAAGTATTGATGTGAACGTAGAATGTGATATGTAGGCTTATGACGGAATAAGAAACAAATGACAAGATAATTAGAAGATGCTTATAATGATAGTTTTCCACTAAAATTCTGTTTAACAACTTACTTGGATAATGCCATAAGCCCATAAACCATCTCCGAGgtagtcaaatagtcaaatggTATGGGCGTCATCCGGAAACAGGATCGAAAGCAATTtgttgtataattttttttttttttttttatcactagcTAGCCTTGTATACGTACAGAATAACGAAAATTATTAGATAGTTATGATTTTTAAcgtgttttaatttttttaatctattttaATGATTCTTAAACAATTAGTATAAGTGCATAACTTAACGCTTAGCATGGCATATTGATTAATATACCTTTAGgacgaattaaaaaaaaatagaaactcCTAACTTTGCATTTTGATTGATATATCTTTAGgacgaattaaaaaaaaaatagaaactcCTAACTTTGCATTTTGATTGATATACCTTTAGGAAGAATTAAAAAGAATACGTACATCTATAATTCAATACCAAAgcatatttattcattaatattttCTTCTAGCAACAAAATTTCTGATATGTAAACAAATCATAATTTAGTAAACTTAATGCTTTTGATTGTTAATATGTAACAAGAAATAGACATATACGTGAAACTTTCGAACCGTTTTTTGgattcggttcggttagctagaaatttcgaaccgtttttcgggtttcggttcggttcggttcggtcaGTTAAAAATTTTGAACCATTAATTTCAGTTACCTGCAAATCGGTTACCCAAAAAAATCGGTTAATTTCGGTTTAATTttggttaaccatttattaaagttatgctaatataaagtttaagttttcattataatagtcaatttacattgtacggagtattatttaatttttctttttatgtataatagttatttaactgcattaatattttgttttataaataaatatacaatacatctaattttgaattacttttttctaacgTTATATTTATGCAATGCAAATTTCTATTTAAGTGTATCATGATTTACaacttaaaatgtcttttatatgatataactaatacttttgataaatatttaaaacaaagttaacaacttttcttaaaaaaagtatatacatatatgtatatatatatataaaagaaaattacttaaaatatccaaaattaatcatagattgtgaaagaaagttagtaaaattgttaatattttagacaACAAATACAAAGAATTAgctaaatagatatataaatgatgtattgatgtaatacatatatgtgtaaatacgtatatattatatgtaggtatatatcaaaattttgttcggttcggttaactgcgactaatgaatattgaaaactataaccgaaccgttacacatcggtttttttgttttcggttttttcaggtttaaagaattaatttacaatttagaaccttatcttgctaattttCACTCTTagtccttatcttttaaaatatttccactGTCACCATTACATTAACTTACACGGTTACACCACTCAGATACCAATTatcgatgtcatcaccacctgtcaccgacaccactaaatcACCGTCGTtttcaccgccgccgcattgcatgGATACCGTGCTataaaaaatagaagaaaagcTAAGGGGTGTCATATTTTTTGGGGGCGGGacaaaaatgcacttttaaaCAATTGCTTCTCATGTACTGTACTAAATTGTGGTCTTTGGATGTACATAGTATTTTGTCGTAACACCAGGTGAACCAACAACTTGTTCTTTTTCCCATtcatatacacaaatatatcatatatgtatgtatgtttgtaTAATATTAATTGTATGTATGCATGATTTCACATATGAAGTTTtgtgttgttatatatataagtatatatatgtatgcatttttgaattattgtattttttacttGATTTTCATGGAGGATTAATAATGTTATCGAATAATTACGGTTTTTTTAGGTTGTGTAGCAGTAGTCCTTTTTGGTTGTTCTATTCTATTAAACTAGTTTAGTACCCGCAATAGCCGGCAAAAGATGAGCTGATTCTGGCAAACTAGGTCATTAACAAAAccacatatatatgaataatgcATCATCTAATATGGTAGTTATACTGCTTTTCAGAATAAGAAGAAATTTTTGGTACTTATAGTACCTTGAAGTGTAAAAGATTCGAAATTTAGGGATAAATGTCACATAAGTAAGTAACATAGGTGTGACACTTTACTAAATTCGCCCGTTTCAAAAAGTTATGAATTGTAATAACCAGGTCGGCAGGTCGTACACGATTAAGTATAGTTACCAATACATATTGCCAAcctaagtaagtaagtaagtgtGTTGCTTTCTGATGACATTAGCTACTTGATTTATTCATTGTTTATGTGAAATTTCTTCATTGAATATTGAGGGTCTTTATATTTGATTCATCCGTTTCAAAATTTAGATATTGAAGATTTGCTGTATAACTGCAGGTAGGTTATTTGTTGTGTTTGCAATGGAAACATTATAAGAGCCAGAAATGAAAGATTCGGCTGCTAATGGCAGGGTTCTGCCTGCATGGGCTTCTTCATCTGTGTCAAGTAATACAGGTAAACGTAATCTCTATAACTTAGATAATAGTGAAACAATATTGttacttttattaaaagaaGTTTGTCCGAAATCTAGGCTCTCGTGGATCAGCTCAAAGAAGGTTCCGTCCTggtaaaaattttacatattcAAACAGGTACACATCAAGTCATGTCAAGCACAACAAAGTTTCTTCGAATGAAGGTGACATGGGCTTGTTATAGTATCTTTATTTTGATACATCTCTTTGTCGTCATATTGATCATGAAATCACTCTTATGTTAGGTACACAATTAGATAATCGGTTGCTACAAAATGATGCCAAAAGAATACTTCCGTCTTCCATTGAACTATCTGAAAGTAGTTCAAGGCCAATGAAAGGTGTGGATAGCAGTCAAGTATATGAAAACTCTGGGAAACCTTATAATTTGAGACGGGCTAATAAAGATGTAGCTATGCAAAACAACCCCGGAAGTAGGGTTTTACCACCATCAATGAAGTCCCCGATGGGTGTTGCAAGTACGCAGAGTTCTGTTCAAGAAACAGTTGGTGACGAGAGGCTGATCTATCAAGTAGCATTACGGGATATTAATCAACCAATAGTTGAAGCATCTTTACCAGATGGTCTTTTATCTGTATCTCTTTTCAGACATCAGGTTATCTATAATTACTAGTATTATCTACAGGTTAGGTAGTGCACATTAGGCGGATTCTCATTTTTAGTAATTAACTTTGTCAAAGTTGCCAGCATGATAACTCGCATGTCATCGTTTGGATCCTGTAACTAGGTCAAATTACCTTATGTCAAGTTGTTTGAAAAGTTAATTGGTTTTTTTCTGGTTGAAAACGAAGTTTGCTACCTAAAATAGAAACCCTCCTAAAGTACTTGACCTTCCTTTGCGATCAACCCTTGTCTCTACATGGAGGTAACATTGTTGATGGTTCCATGTGTTACCGTACTTTCTTTCAGAAAATTGCGTTGGCCTGGATGCTTCAGAAGGAGAACAGTGAGGCTTGTTCTGGTGGAATTTTGGCTGATGATCAGGTTACTAAATTGTAACACATATGACCTCTTATTAAGTATCAAGGTagcaatttcgacccatttattGATGGGTTGATTTGGATTACATTTTGTCTCAAATTGGTCAAATCGATTTAGTTAAAACAGGAACATGTTAAATGGGTTGAACAGGTCAAACGGTTAATAGTTGCTGGTATGGTGTAATCTCTTTTTATTCTAAGGTATGAATGCACtagttatatataacaaatggACAAATAAAGTGCTTGCTGGTCAAACCGTTTTTAAATGAACTAAAAGTGACTGTTTCAACCAAAACCTGTTTTCCCTGTTTCCCAATCCACCCATCTTGTCACCTATAGGTACTTTGTAAGATTTAGATACATATAGATTCATTTTTTGATGCATAACCTTTACAGGGCCTTGGCAAGACCATATCGATTATTGCCCTTATACAGATGTGTAAAGTTTCATCAAGTCCAAAATCTGAGGATCCTTGCTTTTCGAAAGCTGAACCATTCGACTTAGATGGCGACAATGATAAAGGAACTATAGTTACTAAACTAAAAAGTTCCGTGTCAAAACGGGACTTTGACAATTGGAAGCATGCAGGAGGCTCATTGGTCGTCTGTCCAGCAAGTGTACTACGGCAATGGGCTCAAGAATTGGATGACAAAGTTACAAATGAAGCTAAACTTGAAGTTTTAATCTATCATGGATGCAATAGGACCAAAGATCCTGCTGAGCTGGCAAAATATGATGTAGTCCTCACAACGTATTCCATTGTGGCAAAAGAGGTTGCTACTGAAACTTGTGATGAAGATGAGGACGAAGATGAATATGATTATGACGATGATCAAGAAAATAAGAGAAGGAAGCAGTCTCGTGTTAGTAAGAAAGGAAAGAAGAGCAAAAAAAGTATTTCTTCAAATGATTATGATGGCACTCTTGCAAAAGTGAACTGGTTTAGGGTGATATTAGATGAAGCtcaaacaattaaaaatagCAGCACACAGGTTTCTAAATCCTGCTGTGGACTTAAGGCAAAAAGGAGATGGTGCTTATCTGGAACACCTATGCAGAATTCATTAAATGAATTGTATAGTTATTTCAGATTCCTGAAATGTGAACCTTATGCAAAGTACAAGTCATTTTGCAATCAAATAAGAGACCCGATATCTAGAAACTCAAGTCAGGGTTTTATGAAACTCCAAGCTGTGCTGAAGGCAATAATGCTTCGCCGAACAAAAGGTGACTTGTATTTCTTGTTCTCTCTTAAAGCTGAGTTCATGTAAATGGACTAGAGGTGTCGTTTTAGACCAGTTTATTATGAATTGGTCGTCGTGGGTTGTGTGTTATCTCAAATTgatcaaacaatttttttttgtttggcaAAAAGAGAATGGGTAAATGAAGTTTTAGTCTCCCAAGTATAGAGCTCCTACATTATTTTAGCTAGAGATTCagaatattattattgattttataaTCATGATTAATGACACATTTAGTATCTATAATCATGATTAACAACCTGGACTGTTTCTACCTGTAGCAGAAAAAAAAGCATTTCAACCTTAACTTGTTTGGCCTAGTTACCCAGTCTACCTATCATGCCACCTTTGATATAGACTCAATGAGCTGTCTTTTTCCTTAAATTCTGCAGAAGTTGCATAATGTTGATAATTTTTGTTGTGCTTTTGCAGACACTTTGATTGGTGGTAAGCCTATTATCAACTTACctcaaaaaacaataaatataacaaccGTGGATTTCTCAACTGAGGAACGGGCTTTCTATCTCAAGCTAGAAGCAGAATCAAGCTCGCGATTCAAGGTGTGTAGGCACCACTTTGGAAGAAAGTGCTCAGCGTACAAGATTTACATAATCAGAATATTTGAAAGTTGTTTCTCTCAAATCAAGCTTTTGAAACTTTAATGTATTTTATGGCCTATAAGGAAGTTGATTActcaaaatacaaattttatcaAAGCACCTTTTCATGCAATTAGGCATTAGCCCTATTAAAGATCCTGTTTTTTAGTTATAAATGGGGAATCTGGTGTACTGAGGCTACTCTTTATCTGCTGTGTTTTAGGCATATGCGGCTGCAGGCACGGTAAGGCAAAACTATGCAAATATTTTAACGATGCTTCTGCGCCTTCGCCAAGCTTGTGACCATCCATTGCTGGTAAAGGGATTTAAATCGGAATCAGTTAGTCAAGATTCTACAAAAGTAGCAATGAGGCTTCCGGCAGATAAGAGAGC
The sequence above is drawn from the Erigeron canadensis isolate Cc75 chromosome 4, C_canadensis_v1, whole genome shotgun sequence genome and encodes:
- the LOC122595644 gene encoding WD repeat-containing protein 26 homolog, with the protein product MGGAENEEPPSKRVKTIPRELRGLSNGKLPKESSMARLLNDEVIGSNGVKKEEFVRIIAEALYSLGYSKTGAYLEEESGIPLHRSFVTSFIRQILDGNWDDSLASLHKIGIVDDTIIKLACFIILQQKYLELLDGDKVMDALKTLRTEIAPLSINNLRVRELSSLILSPSQRIISRLSGQDLVKSKSRSELLEDLQKLFPPTVMIPEGRLLQLVEQALDQQRDTCMYHNSLVGETSLFTDHRCGRDNIPSKTVQILHDHHDEVWYLKFSNNGKYLASSSSDHSAIIWEVNLGGRVYLKHILIGHQKPVSCVSWSPDDDQILTCGVEEVIRRWDVCSGKCIQVYEKSLNGSISCSWSPDGKLILAGLTDKSIIMWDSDGKEIDCLRGQKTLKISDLQLTSDGRLITICTEKTILVHDRESGTERCIKEDQMIVSFTLSADHKFLLVSLVNEELHLWSIQGHIQLVSKYRGHRRSRFIVRACFGGFQQGFIASGSEDSQVYVWHRGSGELIETLVGHGGAVNCVSWNPANPHMLATASDDRTIRIWGLNHANTKSNSFIRYCNGAS
- the LOC122597293 gene encoding helicase-like transcription factor CHR28, whose translation is MKDSAANGRVLPAWASSSVSSNTGSRGSAQRRFRPGKNFTYSNRYTSSHVKHNKVSSNEGTQLDNRLLQNDAKRILPSSIELSESSSRPMKGVDSSQVYENSGKPYNLRRANKDVAMQNNPGSRVLPPSMKSPMGVASTQSSVQETVGDERLIYQVALRDINQPIVEASLPDGLLSVSLFRHQKIALAWMLQKENSEACSGGILADDQGLGKTISIIALIQMCKVSSSPKSEDPCFSKAEPFDLDGDNDKGTIVTKLKSSVSKRDFDNWKHAGGSLVVCPASVLRQWAQELDDKVTNEAKLEVLIYHGCNRTKDPAELAKYDVVLTTYSIVAKEVATETCDEDEDEDEYDYDDDQENKRRKQSRVSKKGKKSKKSISSNDYDGTLAKVNWFRVILDEAQTIKNSSTQVSKSCCGLKAKRRWCLSGTPMQNSLNELYSYFRFLKCEPYAKYKSFCNQIRDPISRNSSQGFMKLQAVLKAIMLRRTKDTLIGGKPIINLPQKTINITTVDFSTEERAFYLKLEAESSSRFKAYAAAGTVRQNYANILTMLLRLRQACDHPLLVKGFKSESVSQDSTKVAMRLPADKRANLLHILETLNICLLCSDPPEDAVITICGHVFCYQCVCEYIIGDDNICPSPKCITQIGGDVLFTKATLKSCISEDDDHCNLSGVDEKSLVFQTCYTSSKISATLDIIRSHCRSSDSIKAIVFSQWTRMLDLVEMALNQNCIEYRRLDGSMSLVSRDRSVKEFNTDPEVIVMLMSLKAGNLGLNMVAASHVILLDLWWNPTTEDQAVDRAHRIGQTRPVTVSRLTIKDTVEDRILALQEEKRKLVASAFGEDQTGSSAARLNADDLKYLFMGAH